A window from Pangasianodon hypophthalmus isolate fPanHyp1 chromosome 16, fPanHyp1.pri, whole genome shotgun sequence encodes these proteins:
- the camkvl gene encoding caM kinase-like vesicle-associated, like, which translates to MPFGCLALRDGRTYHSLSDITDKYEIGQVLKAKEFCELCLVKERQTDKVYVCKKFLKKDGKKVRKAAKNEIMILKMVNHPNILKLIDAFETRKEFYIIQELATGGDVFDWILDQGNYTERDAANVIRQVLEAVAYLHSLNIVHRNLKLENLMYYTENNHNKVVLRDFYLSRFENGSITEPCGTPEYLAPEVVARHRYGRPVDCWAIGVIMYMLLSGNPPFYDETEEENTDMHNRIIFCRIVAGDYEFDSPYWDDISPAAKELVCRLMEVDQMLRITAQDALWHEWIAGNGASEKNLKAGVCAQFEKNFAKAKWRKAIRVTTFMQRLRASEMGSTEVATEGQRGVQADGGGSEGVPTDSGGGSSVSMSNEMMVENTPVEDQVRKVQEEQDTLVTNSLSDMSKSLAQTDSSTQTQVEEQGKVVEKKTNVDGSQKRAAVLEQEKTEACQEPTSSIYTKSSDCQRNKFSPEKEATDKKVTPDTPNRRRMAANLSLDHGLGHGPKTSSPAVEKKQAVANEEKVEAAGKQENSPGSWCQTQLPEMVAEGQVGAGTIGESSPGGREREEGRRDKSGRHAHSLYAGTDSSSLGRKKTVYVQEQRDTSHGAACRNPYCSPYSFSGGAAYDDLQGGDANADWQMDSVIEQIEKQMAAVLEKIEGDMPSLLEQIKDCPESLPRAKSAHSSPSFHHRSYQDRSTPPPLPTTPRPPVPSLPHLTIPPPAYPPPNPPIQTQSHNQLATEQDEQDGQRGTARLSQSPRGGLSGRGL; encoded by the exons ATGCCATTTGGGTGCCTTGCCCTACGAGATGGGAGGACGTACCACAGCCTGTCAGACATCACAGATAAATATGAGATCGGGCAGGTCCTAAAGGC GAAGGAGTTTTGTGAGCTGTGCCTGGTAAAGGAACGTCAGACAGACAAGGTCTATGTGTGCAAGAAATTCCTCAAGAAAGATGGCAAAAAAGTGCGGAAGGCTGCCAAGAATGAGATCATGATCCTGAAAAT GGTCAACCACCCAAACATTCTGAAGCTGATAGATGCGTTTGAGACCAGGAAAGAGTTTTACATCATCCAAGAACT GGCCACAGGTGGGGATGTGTTTGATTGGATCCTGGATCAAGGGaactacacagagagagatgctgCCAACGTAATCCGTCAGGTCCTAGAGGCAGTGGCTTACCTTCACTCCCTCAACATAGTTCACAGGAACTTAAAG ctGGAGAATTTGATGTACTACACAGAGAATAACCACAATAAAGTAGTCCTTCGTGATTTCTATCTCTCCCGGTTTGAGAACGGCTCCATCACCGAACCCTGTGGAACGCCGGAGTATCTGG cCCCGGAAGTGGTGGCTCGACATCGGTATGGAAGGCCCGTGGATTGCTGGGCCATTGGGGTCATCATGTACATGCT GCTGTCGGGAAATCCTCCCTTCTATGATGAGACAGAAGAGGagaacacagacatgcacaatCGCATTATCTTCTGCCGGATTGTTGCTGGAGACTATGAGTTTGACTCGCCTTACTGGGATGACATATCACCTGCAG CTAAAGAGTTGGTGTGTAGGCTGATGGAGGTTGACCAGATGCTACGAATTACAGCACAAGATGCCTTGTGGCATGAGTG GATTGCTGGAAATGGAGCCTCAGAAAAAAACCTGAAGGCTGGAGTGTGTGCACAGTTCGAGAAGAACTTTGCAAAAGCCAAGTGGAGG AAAGCGATTAGAGTCACTACATTTATGCAGCGTCTTCGGGCCTCAGAGATGGGCTCTACAGAAGTGGCaacagagggacagaggggTGTCCAGGCTGATGGAGGAGGAAGTGAAGGAGTCCCCACTGACTCAGGGGGAGGTTCATCTGTGAGCATGTCCAATGAGATGATGGTGGAAAACACACCAGTTGAGGATCAAGTGAGAAAAGTGCAAGAGGAGCAAGATACACTAGTTACAAATTCACTCTCTGACATGTCAAAGTCACTGGCACAAACAGACTCCTCAACCCAGACACAAGTGGAGGAGCAGGGCAAGGTGGTTGAGAAGAAGACGAATGTAGATGGCTCTCAGAAAAGGGCAGCTGTTTTGGAGCaagaaaaaacagaggcatgCCAGGAACCCACCTCCAGTATATACACGAAATCCTCTGACTGCCAAAGAAACAAATTTTCCCCAGAGAAAGAAGCCACAGACAAGAAAGTAACACCTGATACCCCAAACCGCCGCAGAATGGCTGCTAACTTGTCTCTGGATCATGGGTTAGGGCATGGGCCCAAGACTAGCAGTCCAGCTGTTGAGAAGAAACAGGCAGTAGCAAATGAGGAGAAGGTAGAGGCAGCAGGTAAGCAGGAAAATTCCCCTGGTAGCTGGTGTCAGACTCAGCTTCCAGAGATGGTAGCAGAGGGGCAGGTAGGTGCTGGGACTATAGGAGAGAGTAGTCCcggaggcagagagagggaagaaggCAGAAGAGACAAGTCAGGAAGGCATGCGCACAGTTTGTATGCTGGTACAGATTCTTCAAGTTTGGGTCGTAAGAAGACTGTGTATGTGCAAGAACAGAGAGATACAAGCCATGGTGCTGCTTGTAGGAATCCATATTGTTCTCCTTACTCTTTTAGCGGTGGGGCAGCATACGATGATTTACAAGGAGGGGATGCCAATGCTGACTGGCAAATGGACAGCGTGATTGAACAGATAGAAAAGCAAATGGCGGCTGTACTTGAGAAGATTGAAGGCGATATGCCGTCCTTACTGGAGCAGATCAAGGACTGTCCTGAGAGTTTGCCAAGAGCAAAAAGCGCTCACTCTTCTCCTTCATTTCATCATCGTTCCTACCAAGATCGTTCTACTCCACCACCTCTTCCTACCACCCCACGGCCACCCGTGCCCTCTCTACCACACCTCACCATTCCCCCGCCCGCCTACCCACCTCCAAACCCACCCATTCAAACCCAAAGTCACAACCAACTGGCCACTGAGCAGGATGAGCAAGACGGACAAAGGGGTACTGCAAGACTGAGCCAGTCACCGAGAGGAGGGCTGTCAGGCAGAGGTTTATGA